In Desulfovibrio sp. 86, the following proteins share a genomic window:
- the thiS gene encoding sulfur carrier protein ThiS translates to MNIVVNGQTEDCAPGASISRFLTERAYEASAVVVERNGQIIARDTFAQTTLQQGDCLEIVQFVGGG, encoded by the coding sequence ATGAACATCGTGGTTAACGGCCAAACCGAGGACTGCGCGCCAGGCGCCAGCATCAGCCGGTTTCTGACAGAGCGGGCGTATGAAGCCAGCGCTGTGGTTGTAGAGCGCAACGGGCAGATCATTGCCAGGGACACTTTTGCGCAAACCACGCTGCAACAAGGCGATTGCCTTGAGATTGTACAGTTTGTGGGTGGTGGATAG
- the gatC gene encoding Asp-tRNA(Asn)/Glu-tRNA(Gln) amidotransferase subunit GatC, with amino-acid sequence MAENKGIGSKEVAHMAQLSRLSLSGQEQELFARQLGDILGYMDVLAKVDTSAVEPLYSPAHHTSAAREDVAAHVRTRQEVLSNAPEADGEYFMVPRIV; translated from the coding sequence ATGGCAGAGAATAAAGGCATCGGCTCAAAAGAAGTGGCCCACATGGCCCAACTTTCACGGCTCAGTCTGAGCGGGCAGGAGCAGGAGCTTTTTGCCCGGCAACTGGGAGACATCCTCGGTTATATGGATGTGCTCGCCAAGGTGGACACCAGCGCCGTCGAACCCCTGTACAGCCCGGCGCATCATACGTCCGCCGCGCGTGAAGACGTGGCCGCCCATGTGCGCACCCGACAGGAAGTGCTGTCCAATGCCCCCGAGGCTGACGGCGAATACTTCATGGTGCCGCGTATCGTTTAG
- a CDS encoding DMT family transporter — MAWIFLFFAGLLEVVWAYTMKLSLGFTKPLPSVLTFVAMAASFALLSVAMKSLPLGTAYTIWTGIGAVGAFLLGILVLGEPANAMRVGAAALIVTGLVMMKISS; from the coding sequence ATGGCCTGGATTTTTCTTTTTTTCGCCGGACTGCTTGAGGTTGTCTGGGCGTATACAATGAAGTTGTCGCTTGGTTTCACCAAACCGCTGCCTTCGGTGCTCACCTTTGTGGCCATGGCCGCCAGCTTTGCGCTGTTATCCGTAGCCATGAAGAGCCTCCCCCTGGGCACGGCTTACACCATCTGGACGGGCATAGGCGCGGTGGGGGCTTTTTTGCTGGGCATACTGGTGCTGGGCGAGCCTGCCAACGCCATGCGCGTGGGCGCGGCCGCGCTTATAGTAACTGGACTTGTGATGATGAAAATTTCTTCGTGA
- the dnaJ gene encoding molecular chaperone DnaJ, with translation MMELDYYEVLGVSRSAGDDEIKKAYRKLALKYHPDHNPGDPEAEQNFKRAAEAYDILRDPDKRARYDRFGHAGVNGGGGFGSNEDIFAHFSDIFGDLFGFSAASRGPRPMAGSDLRYNLTISFSQAATGDEITLSLPKHVTCSECKGSGAAPGSKVETCRQCNGTGQVRRSQGFFQIAMPCNTCQGTGRVITKPCAKCKGEGIVTDTRELVVRVPAGVDTGTRLRVRGEGEPGVHGGPPGDLYVVLTVELDKRWRRQGQDLVFTQEVSFVQAALGHRVEIPGLEKPIPLDVPKGVQSGAVLRVPGEGMPYPGRRQRGDMLVEVRVLTPTRLSDRQVELLREFEAAGEQTPLQKVKKAAKKISKAMGLD, from the coding sequence ATGATGGAGCTTGATTACTACGAGGTGCTGGGCGTCAGCCGCAGCGCTGGCGACGACGAGATCAAAAAGGCATACCGCAAGCTTGCCCTCAAGTATCACCCGGACCACAATCCCGGCGATCCCGAGGCCGAACAGAATTTCAAGCGCGCGGCCGAAGCCTATGACATTCTGCGCGACCCCGACAAGCGCGCCCGCTATGACCGTTTTGGGCATGCAGGCGTAAACGGGGGCGGAGGTTTTGGCAGCAACGAAGATATTTTCGCCCATTTCAGCGATATTTTCGGCGATCTCTTCGGATTTTCTGCCGCCAGCCGGGGGCCGCGCCCCATGGCCGGTTCAGATTTGCGCTACAACCTGACCATTTCTTTTTCCCAGGCCGCCACTGGTGATGAAATCACCCTTTCCCTGCCAAAGCACGTCACCTGCAGCGAGTGCAAGGGCAGCGGCGCGGCTCCGGGCAGCAAAGTCGAGACCTGCCGCCAGTGTAACGGCACGGGTCAGGTGCGCCGGTCACAGGGATTTTTCCAGATCGCCATGCCCTGTAACACCTGCCAGGGCACGGGCCGCGTCATTACCAAACCTTGCGCCAAGTGCAAGGGTGAAGGCATTGTGACCGACACCCGCGAACTGGTGGTGCGCGTGCCCGCCGGTGTGGACACGGGAACCCGGCTGCGCGTGCGTGGCGAGGGCGAACCCGGCGTACACGGCGGCCCTCCCGGCGACCTTTACGTGGTGCTGACTGTCGAGCTGGACAAACGCTGGCGGCGTCAGGGCCAGGATCTTGTCTTCACTCAGGAAGTAAGTTTTGTGCAGGCGGCCCTCGGCCACAGGGTGGAAATTCCCGGCCTGGAAAAACCCATTCCCCTGGATGTTCCCAAGGGCGTGCAGAGCGGCGCTGTGCTGCGCGTGCCCGGCGAGGGCATGCCCTACCCTGGCCGCAGACAGCGCGGCGACATGCTGGTGGAAGTCAGGGTGCTCACCCCCACGCGCCTCTCGGACCGGCAGGTGGAACTGCTGCGTGAATTTGAGGCAGCCGGGGAGCAGACGCCGCTGCAAAAAGTCAAAAAAGCCGCCAAAAAAATCAGCAAGGCCATGGGCCTCGATTAG
- a CDS encoding thiazole synthase, whose product MNTNDPFVLGGISLSSRLFIGTGKYGADSLIPAVAEASGSQVITVAMRRVDRPGSQNDGVTPGQASQNILTHIPGHMRLLPNTSGARNAEEAVRLARLARAAGCGDWIKIEVISDTRHLLPDGYETAKATEVLAKEGFTVLPYINPDLYVARACVEAGAAAVMPLGAPIGTNRGLRTKEMIAILIEELDLPVIVDAGIGRPSQACEAMEMGAAACLVNTAIASANDPVAMARAFGEAVRAGRNAWLSGPGFVRGRAAGAEASSPLTGFLR is encoded by the coding sequence ATGAATACCAATGATCCCTTTGTGCTGGGCGGCATCAGCCTTTCCAGCCGCCTTTTTATCGGCACCGGCAAATACGGGGCCGACAGCCTTATCCCCGCCGTGGCCGAGGCCAGCGGTTCGCAAGTCATCACAGTGGCCATGCGCCGTGTGGACAGGCCCGGCTCACAGAACGACGGCGTCACGCCGGGGCAGGCCTCGCAAAACATACTGACGCACATCCCCGGCCACATGCGCCTTCTCCCCAACACCTCCGGCGCGCGCAATGCTGAAGAGGCCGTGCGCCTCGCCCGATTGGCCCGCGCCGCTGGCTGCGGCGACTGGATCAAGATCGAGGTCATCTCCGACACGCGCCACCTCTTGCCCGACGGCTACGAAACCGCCAAAGCCACGGAAGTTCTGGCCAAAGAGGGCTTCACCGTGCTGCCCTACATCAATCCCGATCTCTATGTGGCCCGTGCCTGCGTCGAGGCCGGAGCCGCCGCAGTCATGCCCCTTGGCGCGCCCATCGGCACCAACCGGGGGCTGCGCACCAAGGAAATGATCGCCATCCTGATTGAGGAACTGGACCTTCCGGTCATTGTGGACGCGGGCATAGGGCGGCCTTCGCAAGCCTGCGAAGCTATGGAAATGGGCGCGGCCGCCTGTCTGGTCAATACGGCCATCGCCTCGGCCAACGATCCTGTGGCCATGGCGCGCGCCTTTGGCGAGGCCGTGCGGGCCGGGCGCAACGCATGGCTCTCCGGCCCGGGATTCGTGCGCGGCAGGGCCGCCGGAGCCGAAGCCTCATCCCCGCTTACGGGCTTTCTGCGTTAG
- a CDS encoding tRNA lysidine(34) synthetase, producing the protein MSREKRSFAQEVCVKSAGKAMQMTNMLWPGCRVGVAASGGVDSFVLMKTLKIRQGIVPFHFEIMALHLNPGFDSQSHAALLPWLAEHGIPAHVEVTTHGPDAHSEKNLRRSACFRCAWLRRKRLFELCAQYKLTHLALGHNAEDLVETFFMNICRNGRVDGMSMNEPFFNGQLRLIRPLMLVEKKYIRQAARQWGLPIWANACPSAGRTARSDMAQTLEHLYAVTKDGRRCVLNGLTRWQLEKSSSAAQQDAPDEA; encoded by the coding sequence ATGAGCAGAGAAAAAAGGTCTTTCGCGCAGGAAGTGTGCGTAAAAAGCGCGGGCAAGGCCATGCAGATGACAAATATGCTCTGGCCTGGCTGCCGCGTAGGCGTGGCTGCCTCCGGCGGGGTGGACAGCTTTGTGTTGATGAAGACGCTTAAAATTCGCCAGGGAATCGTACCTTTTCACTTTGAAATCATGGCCCTGCACCTTAATCCCGGTTTTGACAGCCAGAGCCATGCGGCTCTTTTGCCCTGGCTGGCCGAGCATGGCATTCCCGCCCATGTGGAGGTGACAACGCACGGGCCTGACGCCCATTCAGAGAAGAATCTGCGCCGCTCGGCCTGTTTTCGTTGCGCATGGCTGCGCCGCAAGAGGCTTTTTGAGCTTTGCGCGCAGTACAAGCTGACCCACCTGGCGCTGGGCCACAATGCGGAAGATCTGGTGGAAACGTTTTTTATGAATATTTGCCGCAACGGACGTGTGGACGGCATGAGCATGAACGAGCCTTTTTTCAACGGCCAGTTGCGGCTTATCCGCCCGCTCATGCTTGTGGAGAAAAAATATATCCGGCAGGCGGCGCGCCAGTGGGGCCTGCCCATTTGGGCCAATGCCTGCCCTTCGGCAGGCAGAACCGCCAGAAGCGACATGGCCCAGACGCTCGAGCACCTCTACGCCGTCACCAAGGATGGCCGCCGCTGCGTGCTCAACGGCCTGACGCGCTGGCAGCTGGAAAAAAGCAGCAGCGCGGCGCAGCAAGACGCCCCGGACGAGGCGTAG
- the gatA gene encoding Asp-tRNA(Asn)/Glu-tRNA(Gln) amidotransferase subunit GatA, whose translation MTDICSLSLTAVAQALQKKELSAEQVAAACLDRVAATEPALAALLHVDAENALATAAALDKAGPDASRPLWGVPVTVKDALSTKGMPTTSGSRILEGYTPFYDAFVVQKLREAGAVILGKANMDEFAMGSSTENSAYQTTRNPWNVNKVPGGSSGGSAASVTAGQCFASLGTDTGGSIRQPAAFCGCVGLKPTYGRVSRYGVIAYGSSLDQVGPLTRNVTDCARVLTAIAGPDARDNTCDPRPAEDYTATLASRPLKGARLGVPREFYGKGLSAEVRTACEAAMQTARDNGAELVEVGLPHTDAAIATYYIIAMAEASSNLARFDGVRFGHRAADIKNLEELYVRSRTEGFGQEVKRRIMLGAYVLSSGYYDAYYRKAAQVRRLIRDELLAALDQCDALLAPVSPVTASDLGSNTADPLEIYLMDAYTLSLNLAGLPGLSLPVGLGAESQMPVGMQLIGKPFAEAQLLALGHSMEQALPTIGSPKL comes from the coding sequence ATGACCGACATATGCTCCCTCTCCCTCACGGCTGTGGCCCAGGCGCTGCAAAAAAAAGAACTGAGCGCCGAACAAGTGGCCGCCGCCTGCCTTGACCGCGTGGCCGCCACCGAGCCCGCACTGGCCGCCCTGCTGCATGTGGACGCCGAAAACGCCCTGGCAACGGCCGCCGCCCTGGACAAGGCTGGCCCCGACGCCTCGCGCCCCCTGTGGGGCGTGCCTGTCACGGTGAAGGACGCCCTCTCCACCAAGGGCATGCCCACCACATCCGGCTCGCGCATACTGGAAGGGTATACCCCTTTTTACGACGCCTTTGTGGTGCAAAAACTGCGTGAAGCCGGAGCCGTCATTCTTGGCAAGGCCAACATGGACGAATTCGCCATGGGCTCCAGCACGGAAAACTCGGCTTACCAGACCACCCGCAACCCCTGGAACGTCAACAAGGTTCCCGGCGGCTCCAGCGGCGGCTCCGCAGCCTCGGTAACTGCCGGTCAGTGCTTTGCCTCGCTGGGAACGGACACGGGCGGCTCCATACGCCAGCCCGCCGCGTTCTGCGGCTGCGTGGGCCTCAAACCCACCTATGGCCGCGTTTCACGCTACGGCGTCATCGCCTACGGCTCGTCCCTGGATCAGGTTGGCCCGCTGACCCGCAACGTTACCGACTGCGCGCGCGTGCTTACCGCCATTGCCGGGCCCGACGCCCGCGACAATACCTGCGACCCGCGCCCCGCTGAAGACTACACGGCCACGCTCGCCAGCCGCCCCCTCAAGGGCGCGCGCCTGGGCGTTCCCCGCGAGTTCTACGGCAAAGGGCTGTCTGCGGAAGTCCGCACCGCCTGCGAAGCCGCCATGCAGACAGCCAGGGACAACGGCGCTGAACTTGTGGAAGTGGGCCTGCCCCATACGGATGCGGCCATTGCCACCTACTATATCATTGCCATGGCCGAAGCCAGTTCCAACCTGGCCCGCTTTGACGGCGTGCGCTTCGGCCACCGCGCCGCTGACATCAAAAACCTTGAAGAACTTTACGTGCGCAGCCGCACCGAGGGCTTCGGGCAGGAAGTCAAACGCCGCATCATGCTGGGAGCCTACGTGCTTTCCTCCGGCTATTACGACGCCTACTACCGCAAGGCTGCCCAGGTGCGTCGCCTCATCCGCGACGAACTGCTGGCAGCCCTTGACCAGTGCGACGCCCTGCTGGCCCCCGTGTCGCCCGTCACCGCCAGCGATCTTGGCAGCAATACGGCGGATCCGCTGGAGATTTACCTCATGGACGCCTACACCCTGTCCCTGAACCTGGCGGGCCTGCCCGGCCTTTCGCTGCCCGTGGGCCTTGGCGCTGAAAGCCAGATGCCCGTTGGCATGCAACTCATCGGCAAGCCCTTTGCCGAAGCGCAGCTGCTGGCCCTTGGGCACAGCATGGAACAGGCCCTGCCGACTATCGGCAGCCCCAAGCTGTAG
- the thiH gene encoding 2-iminoacetate synthase ThiH, which translates to MQTYQDFLQNWPAQRKAEAVQKATEEQVFSVLEKHSLLPEDFLTLLSPAAAPHLELLASRAHELTLRFFGRAVHIFTPLYISDVCTNQCRYCGFNAKNKQPRHHLSVDEAAAEARAIADQGFQHVLLLTGDARHLSSPQYIADVARRIKPWFASVGIEVYSLTTDEYKLLVDAGVDSMTMFQETYNPDLYAWLHPAGPKRDYAFRLNAPQRAAEAGMRSMGVGALLGLESFEQDAFATGLHAWWLQRHYPGMDVSVSIPRICPHEGNFDVPHALDDRHLVQYVTALRCFLPRAGITCSSRESAFMRDHLLPLGVTRVSAGVSTAVGGRATEDLHNPGQFEITDGRSLKEMTSDLLGMGYQPVLKDWEHPATVC; encoded by the coding sequence ATGCAAACATACCAGGATTTTTTGCAGAACTGGCCCGCGCAACGAAAGGCCGAGGCCGTGCAGAAGGCCACGGAAGAACAGGTTTTTTCCGTCCTTGAAAAACACAGCCTCCTGCCCGAGGACTTTCTGACCCTTCTTTCCCCCGCCGCCGCCCCGCATCTGGAGCTTCTGGCCAGCCGCGCCCATGAGCTCACCCTGCGCTTTTTCGGCCGGGCGGTACACATTTTCACCCCGCTGTACATTTCCGACGTCTGCACCAACCAATGCCGCTACTGCGGCTTTAACGCCAAAAACAAACAGCCCCGCCACCACCTCAGCGTGGATGAGGCCGCCGCCGAGGCAAGGGCCATAGCCGACCAGGGCTTCCAGCACGTGCTGCTGCTCACCGGGGACGCCCGCCACCTGTCCTCTCCCCAATATATCGCCGATGTGGCGCGGCGTATAAAACCCTGGTTCGCCTCCGTGGGCATCGAGGTCTACTCCCTCACCACCGACGAATACAAGCTGCTTGTGGACGCGGGCGTGGACAGCATGACCATGTTTCAGGAGACGTATAATCCTGATCTGTACGCATGGCTGCATCCCGCCGGGCCCAAACGTGACTACGCCTTCCGCCTCAACGCGCCGCAGCGCGCGGCCGAAGCGGGCATGCGCTCCATGGGCGTGGGCGCGCTGCTGGGGCTGGAATCCTTCGAGCAGGACGCCTTCGCCACGGGCCTGCACGCCTGGTGGCTGCAACGCCACTACCCCGGCATGGACGTCAGCGTGTCCATACCGCGCATCTGCCCGCACGAAGGCAACTTCGACGTGCCGCACGCCCTGGACGACCGCCACCTCGTGCAATACGTGACCGCCCTGCGCTGCTTCCTGCCCCGCGCGGGCATCACCTGCTCCAGCCGTGAGAGCGCCTTTATGCGCGACCACCTGCTGCCCCTCGGGGTCACGCGCGTTTCCGCAGGCGTCTCCACGGCCGTGGGCGGCCGCGCCACCGAAGACCTGCACAACCCCGGACAGTTTGAAATCACCGACGGCCGCAGCCTGAAAGAAATGACCTCGGATCTGCTGGGCATGGGCTACCAGCCCGTACTCAAGGACTGGGAGCACCCGGCCACTGTATGCTAG
- a CDS encoding carbon starvation CstA family protein, producing the protein MNAITLVFAALCIFAIAYRVYGIFLANKVLCLDGSRTTPAVRFADGHDYVKTNEYVLYGHHFAAIAAAGPLVGPVLAAQFGYLPGALWILIGCVLGGAVHDMVVLFASVRHKGQSLAAIATREIGPVTGTVAGIAILCILILTLAGLSLACISAMHNAPWSLFIVVITMPIAMIMGLIMRYKKNSVLFASLLGLVLLVVGILSGHDLMQKDVLGWAFDWDRNTVAIAIAVYGFFASVLPVWFLLVPRDYLSTYLKIGTILMLTVGIIFVQPTILMPTITPFIHGGGPVIGGPVLPFIFITIACGAISGFHAIIGTGTTPKMLGNERDILFVGYGAMLTEGFVAMMALIAACTLMPGDYFAINATPAKFDALLAAHPSLHTVDLGFFEEKIGLNLHARPGGAVSLAVGMAHIFHKIPYMDHLMAYWYNFAVMFEAVFILTAIDSGTRVGRFFLQEMLGKVYAPFGDKSWTPGVIITSLVFTSMWGYLVYTGNISNIWPLFGMSNQLLASCALIVCTSMLLRMNRGKYCLMTAVPGVFMTAVTFWAGYLQLTTDYIPNGKYLLAGLACLVMVLMVFVIVGTLRRWSELMGIKTLVTDSYGESVRELVEE; encoded by the coding sequence ATTAATGCCATAACACTCGTGTTTGCGGCGTTGTGTATTTTTGCTATTGCATACCGTGTCTACGGGATTTTTTTAGCAAATAAAGTATTGTGTCTTGATGGCAGCCGCACGACGCCGGCTGTGCGTTTTGCCGATGGTCATGACTATGTGAAAACCAACGAATACGTTTTGTACGGCCACCACTTTGCGGCCATCGCCGCCGCAGGGCCTCTTGTGGGCCCCGTGCTGGCCGCCCAGTTCGGCTATCTGCCGGGCGCGCTGTGGATTCTTATCGGCTGTGTTCTCGGCGGCGCGGTGCATGACATGGTGGTTCTTTTCGCCTCCGTGCGTCACAAAGGCCAGAGCCTCGCGGCCATCGCCACGCGCGAAATCGGCCCTGTCACGGGCACTGTGGCTGGCATCGCCATCCTGTGCATTCTCATTCTCACCCTGGCTGGCCTTTCGCTGGCCTGCATCAGCGCCATGCACAATGCGCCATGGTCGCTGTTTATTGTTGTCATCACCATGCCCATAGCCATGATTATGGGCCTCATCATGCGCTACAAGAAGAACAGCGTGCTGTTTGCCAGTCTTCTGGGCCTGGTGCTGCTTGTGGTGGGCATTTTGAGCGGCCATGACCTCATGCAGAAGGATGTGCTGGGCTGGGCCTTTGACTGGGACAGAAATACCGTGGCCATCGCCATTGCCGTTTACGGCTTTTTCGCTTCGGTGCTGCCCGTATGGTTCCTGCTGGTGCCGCGTGACTATCTGTCCACCTATCTGAAGATAGGCACCATCCTCATGCTGACCGTGGGCATCATCTTTGTGCAGCCTACCATTCTCATGCCCACCATTACGCCCTTTATTCACGGCGGTGGCCCCGTGATCGGCGGCCCAGTGCTGCCCTTCATCTTCATCACCATTGCCTGTGGCGCCATTTCCGGTTTTCACGCCATTATCGGCACAGGCACCACGCCCAAGATGCTCGGCAACGAGCGCGACATTCTCTTTGTGGGCTACGGCGCCATGCTGACCGAAGGCTTTGTGGCCATGATGGCCCTTATCGCCGCCTGCACCCTGATGCCCGGCGACTACTTTGCCATCAACGCCACGCCTGCCAAGTTTGACGCGCTGCTGGCTGCGCATCCCAGCCTGCACACCGTTGATCTCGGCTTCTTTGAAGAAAAGATCGGCCTTAACCTGCACGCCCGCCCCGGCGGCGCGGTGTCGCTGGCTGTGGGCATGGCCCACATCTTCCACAAGATCCCGTATATGGATCACCTCATGGCCTACTGGTACAACTTTGCCGTCATGTTTGAAGCGGTCTTTATTCTGACCGCCATCGACTCCGGCACACGCGTGGGCCGCTTCTTCCTCCAGGAAATGCTCGGCAAGGTGTATGCCCCGTTTGGCGACAAGAGCTGGACGCCCGGCGTCATCATCACCAGCCTGGTCTTCACTTCCATGTGGGGCTACCTGGTGTACACCGGCAACATCAGCAACATCTGGCCGCTCTTCGGCATGAGCAACCAGCTGCTGGCCTCCTGCGCCCTTATCGTCTGCACCAGCATGCTGCTGCGCATGAACAGGGGCAAGTACTGCCTCATGACGGCCGTTCCCGGCGTGTTCATGACGGCAGTGACCTTCTGGGCTGGCTATCTGCAACTGACGACCGACTACATCCCCAACGGCAAGTATCTGCTGGCTGGCCTGGCCTGCCTTGTCATGGTGCTTATGGTCTTTGTTATCGTGGGCACGCTCCGTCGCTGGAGTGAACTTATGGGTATCAAGACCCTGGTTACAGACTCCTACGGCGAATCCGTACGCGAGCTTGTTGAAGAATAG
- the thiF gene encoding sulfur carrier protein ThiS adenylyltransferase ThiF — protein MTNPLHDGLGRYFSPQQMDALFSARIGIAGAGGLGSNAALMLARCGVGHITLVDDDVVDASNLNRQQYWPRHVGRHKVDALRELLLELNPHMDVATHKLHVTADNLPALLPACPIWIEAFDGPNDKSLFVEGALLAGHRVASASGMGGCGGAPMGRRNLGALVLVGDFTTDILMAPPLAPRVTEAAALLADAVLEMLLG, from the coding sequence ATGACCAATCCTCTGCATGACGGCCTCGGCCGCTACTTCAGCCCTCAACAGATGGACGCCCTGTTCAGCGCCCGCATAGGCATTGCCGGGGCTGGCGGCCTGGGTTCCAACGCTGCCCTCATGCTGGCCCGTTGCGGCGTGGGGCACATCACCCTGGTGGACGACGACGTGGTGGACGCCTCCAACCTCAACCGCCAGCAATACTGGCCGCGCCACGTGGGCCGCCACAAAGTGGACGCCCTGCGCGAACTGCTGCTGGAACTGAACCCGCATATGGACGTGGCGACGCACAAACTGCACGTCACGGCAGACAATCTGCCCGCCCTGCTGCCAGCCTGCCCCATCTGGATTGAGGCTTTTGACGGCCCCAACGACAAAAGCCTGTTTGTGGAAGGAGCCCTGCTGGCAGGACACAGGGTGGCCAGCGCGTCGGGCATGGGCGGCTGCGGCGGCGCGCCCATGGGCCGGAGAAATTTGGGCGCTCTGGTGCTGGTGGGCGATTTTACCACGGATATTCTCATGGCCCCGCCTCTGGCCCCCCGCGTCACCGAGGCCGCCGCCCTGCTGGCCGATGCCGTTCTGGAAATGCTGCTGGGCTGA
- a CDS encoding M23 family metallopeptidase encodes MLFGKYHIVIFKEGRSGSRNLRMRGWFGFFACVLVVALAACNVWLVRAWLEARHLNDDLGNAQRVISEQRRQLVNLAERISQVGRDLQRVQSFDSKLRIMMNMDKDPADAGGGLDIAGDFSRSYLPLHRQELAARKMQDFLERLSESSRLEEVRQQDLLLALRENRDALSAMPTIWPVVGFVSSSFGWRSSPFGGRGHFHKGLDITNRIGTPVVAPAQGLVTQSGQDGAYGLSLEINHGGGVITKYGHMQRCGVPVGVWVKRGQVIGTVGMSGRTTGPHLHYEVRLNGVPVNPMRYILD; translated from the coding sequence ATGCTTTTCGGCAAATATCATATTGTCATATTCAAGGAAGGTCGCAGCGGCAGCCGTAATCTGCGGATGCGCGGCTGGTTCGGCTTTTTTGCCTGCGTTCTTGTGGTGGCACTGGCGGCCTGCAATGTCTGGCTGGTGCGCGCCTGGCTCGAGGCGCGCCATCTCAACGACGATCTTGGAAACGCCCAGCGCGTCATCAGCGAGCAGCGCCGCCAGCTCGTCAATCTGGCCGAACGCATTTCGCAGGTGGGGCGCGACCTGCAAAGGGTCCAGAGTTTCGACTCCAAACTGCGCATCATGATGAATATGGACAAAGACCCCGCCGATGCTGGCGGCGGCCTGGATATCGCGGGCGATTTTTCGCGGTCATACCTGCCCCTGCACCGGCAGGAGCTGGCCGCCCGCAAGATGCAGGATTTTCTTGAACGGCTCTCGGAATCCTCCCGCCTTGAAGAAGTGCGCCAGCAGGATCTGTTGCTGGCCCTGCGCGAAAACAGGGATGCGCTTTCTGCCATGCCCACAATCTGGCCCGTGGTGGGCTTTGTGTCTTCCAGCTTCGGCTGGCGCTCCTCGCCATTTGGCGGTCGGGGGCACTTCCACAAGGGGCTGGATATCACCAACCGCATCGGCACTCCCGTGGTGGCCCCGGCACAGGGGCTGGTTACGCAGTCCGGCCAGGACGGCGCGTACGGCTTGAGCCTGGAAATCAACCACGGCGGCGGCGTTATCACCAAATACGGACATATGCAGCGCTGCGGCGTGCCTGTGGGCGTATGGGTCAAACGGGGACAGGTCATCGGCACTGTGGGCATGAGCGGAAGAACCACCGGCCCGCATTTGCACTATGAAGTGCGCCTCAATGGCGTGCCGGTGAACCCCATGCGCTACATTCTTGATTAG
- the rpoZ gene encoding DNA-directed RNA polymerase subunit omega, protein MARITVEDCQERVDNRFLLVQMAIKRVHQYREGYEPLVESRNKEVVTALREIAAGKVLPDDDSLYNPLAEGQAAPASGE, encoded by the coding sequence ATGGCCCGTATTACAGTTGAAGATTGCCAGGAGCGCGTAGACAACCGCTTTCTGCTTGTGCAAATGGCCATCAAGCGCGTGCATCAGTACCGTGAGGGATATGAACCCCTTGTGGAATCACGCAACAAGGAAGTGGTCACCGCCCTTCGCGAGATCGCCGCGGGCAAAGTGCTGCCCGACGATGACAGCCTTTACAATCCCCTTGCAGAAGGACAGGCCGCGCCTGCCTCCGGCGAGTAG